A region from the Etheostoma spectabile isolate EspeVRDwgs_2016 chromosome 9, UIUC_Espe_1.0, whole genome shotgun sequence genome encodes:
- the LOC116694876 gene encoding uncharacterized protein LOC116694876 — MSKEKKTRMVKLEKHDPDTYPMIVGKVKTSIPKMRTVKLKEKFKVATSKSNSTSASVTTCETSGNIRKLCVNLMPFLAAAKEPAEEEEGNEEDKSSTSKNGPETSNKNEAPSVTKSVEQTLNSFIGLTLDTDTKQLVNPHFVLPPISQSKSAPECCDHQKNLAPQPPISLSEQTRTISSNFSIKCCGGGGLVTGQVADSRPWIDNPLFSKSRSPEFSLPDISLSSLDALLQTVTQKLGRKRRGFDEGSWGRIQSNHLLMAVSEQRFRERSITGNRNLVNIKTIKETSLGGSRVTRQRSLPPLSSAPKQMLILNMTKKNIPTSNMLQ, encoded by the exons ATGAGTAAAGAGAAGAAGACAAGGATGGTAAAACTAGAGAAACATGATCCAGACACTTATCCCATGATTGTGGGTAAAGTGAAGACATCCATTCCTAAAATGAGAACTGTAAAGTTAAAGGAGAAGTTTAAAGTTGCAACATCAAAAAGCAACTCCACCTCAGCGAGTGTTACTACATGTGAGACATCAGGGAATATAAGGAAGCTTTGTGTCAACCTAATGCCTTTTCTGGCTGCAGCCAAGGAGCCtgcggaggaagaggagggaaacGAAGAGGACAAAAGCAGCACAAGTAAAAATGGACCAGAAACCAGCAACAAAAATGAGGCACCATCTGTCACTAAATCTGTGGAACAAACACTTAATTCTTTCATAGGATTAACTTTGGACACTGACACCAAACAACTAGTAAATCCTCATTTTGTGCTGCCACCTATAAGTCAATCTAAATCAGCTCCTGAGTGTTGTGACCATCAGAAGAACCTCGCTCCTCAACCTCCCATCAGTTTATCTGAGCAAACAAGGACCATCTCCTCAAACTTCAGTATAAAATGCTGCGGAGGCGGTGGATTAGTTACAGGACAAGTAGCAGACAGCAGGCCGTGGATAGACAATCCCCTGTTCTCTAAAAGT AGATCTCCTGAGTTTAGTCTGCCAGACATCTCCTTGTCCAGTCTGGATGCTCTGCTGCAGACAGTCACACAGAAACTGGGGAGGAAGCGGCGAGGCTTTGATGAAGGGTCGTGGGGACGTATCCAGTCCAATCATCTCCTCATGGCTGTTAGTGAACAACGTTTTAGAGAGAGAAGCATCACAGGGAACAGAAACCTGGTCAACAT taaaacaataaaagaaacatCACTGGGTGGAAGCAGAGTAACCAGACAGAGGAGCCTGCCTCCACTTTCATCAGCACCGAAACAAATGCTCATCCTCAATATGACGAAGAAAAACATCCCGACTTCCAACATGCTCCAGTGA